A region of Salvia splendens isolate huo1 chromosome 17, SspV2, whole genome shotgun sequence DNA encodes the following proteins:
- the LOC121774323 gene encoding uncharacterized protein LOC121774323, with amino-acid sequence MFTLLISIGDIQVEHAMCDLGGSINVLPYSIYKKLGEAKLVDTDIMIQLADRSCIHPEGILEDVLVKVNNFLYPADFFVIKMTEQSSRESSGVFLGRPFLSTASTIIDVRNGTISLDFNGEQFTFNIGEAIKRPADSENMYSVDVTEPLVQEYLEEEFLQRQFTESAADENVEREVAKW; translated from the coding sequence ATGTTCACGCTCCTAATTTCGATTGGGGATATTCAAGTGGAGCACgccatgtgtgatttaggggggTCTATCAATGTTCTGCCATACTCCATTTATAAGAAGCTGGGAGAGGCCAAGCTCGTCGATACTGATATAATGATACAGTTGGCAGACAGATCTTGTATTCACCCGGAGGGAATTCTGGAAGACGTACTCGTGAAGGTGAATAACTTTCTGTACCCAGCTGACTTCTTCGTCATCAAGATGACAGAGCAATCATCAAGGGAGTCAAGTGGAGTTTTCCTGGGAAGGCCGTTCCTGTCCACGGCCAGCACTATAATTGACGTCCGTAATGGGACCATCAGCTTGGATTTCAATGGAGAGCAGTTCACTTTCAATATTGGTGAAGCTATTAAGAGGCCAGCGGACAGCGAAAATATGTATTCAGTAGACGTGACTGAGCCACTAGTGCAGGAGTATCTGGAGGAAGAATTCCTACAGAGGCAGTTCACTGAATCCGCTGCAGATGAAAATGTCGAGAGAGAAGTCGCCAAATGGTAA